The Streptomyces sp. NBC_00435 nucleotide sequence GGGGTGCCGGTCGGAGCAGTGGTTGGGGACGATGTCGATGATGACGCGCAGGGCCAGGGCGTGGGCTTCGGCGATCAGTTGCTCGGCCTCGGCGAGGGTACCGAACAGCGGGTCGATGCCGCGGTAGTCGGCCACGTCGTAGCCACCGTCGGCCATCGGGGAGGTGTACCAGGGGCTGATCCAGAGGGCGTCGACGCCGAGTTCGGCCAGGTAGGGCAGCCGGGCCCGGATACCGGCCAGGTCACCGACTCCGTCGCCGTTCCCGTCGGCGAAGCTGCGGGGGTAGATCTGGTAGACGACCGCACCGCGCAGCCAGTCCTTGCCCTTCATCTATTTCACCGCCCCGGCGGTCAGTCCCGAACGCCAGAAGCGCTGCAGGCAGAGGAAGGCGATCACGAGCGGGATCACCGCGATCAGGGAGCCCGTGATGGCCAGGGAGTACATCTCGGGGCTCTCGGTGGTCGAGATGTTCCACATGTGGAGGCCGAGGTTGACGGGGTACAGGTTCTTGTCGTTGAGCATGACCAGCGCGCCGTAGAAGTTGTTCCAGCTCGCGGTGAAGGAGAACAGGAACAGTGTCATGAATCCAGGGGCGAGCATCGGCAGCGCGATCTTGCGGAAGGTGCGTATCTCGCCGGCGCCGTCGACCCTGGCCGCCTCGATGACCTCGTAGGGGACGTAGCCCTCGGAGAAGACGCGGGCGAGGTAGACGCCGAACGGGTTGACGAGCGAGGGGATGAGCAGGGCCCAGTAGGTGTTGGTGAGACCGGCCTTGGAGGCCAACAGGTACATGGGCAGTGTCAGAACCGCTCCGGGTACCAGGACCCCGGCGAGGACCACGCCGAAGAGCTTCTCCTTGCCCGCGAAGGCGTACTTGTCGAAGGCGTATCCGGCCGCGACCGAGATGAGCGAGGAGATCGCGGAACCGACGACGGCGTAGATGACCGTGTTGAGCAGCCAGCGTCCGTAGATGCCGTCGTTGTGGGTGAAGACCTCGTGGATGTTGGAGAGGAGGTTGAATTCCCCGAAGCTGAATCCGCCCGTGGCGAAGAGGTCCCGGCGGTTCTTCGTGGCGGCGATCAACAGCCAGCTGATGGGCATCAGTGTGTAGAGCGCCAGCATGATCAGTACGGCGTTGACGGCGGTCTTGGAAGCCCAGGCGCGCGGGGCGCGGGGCCGGCTCGGCGTCGTGGGGACGGGGGGCGTCCCGGTGCTCCGCTCGGTGGTGCGGGAGGTGAGGGTTTGCGTGCTCATGATTCCTGCCACCGCTTCCCGATCCGGGTGACCACGAAGGACAGTGCTCCGGCGACGAGGGCCAGCAGCAGCGACGCGGCGGCCGCGCCCGCGTAGTCCTGGTCGATGAACGCCTTGCTGACGATGTACATGGTGGGCGACCAGTCGTTGCCGAGGGCCTGTGCCTTGTCGGAGAGGAGCCGCGGCTCGGTGAAGAGCTGGATCGCGCCGACGCAGGTGAACAGGACGGTCATGACGACGGAGGACCGGATGATCGGCACCTTGATGCCGACGGCGATCCGCCAGGCGCCCGCTCCGTCCACGGTCGCGGCCTCGATGACCTCACGGGGCACCGCCTGGAGCGCCGCGAAGAAGATCACCATGTTGTAGCCGATCCACTGCCAGACGGCGATGTTGACCATCGACGAAAGGGAGTTGGCGGGTGAGAAGAAGTTCCAGCTGCCGCCCGCGCCGTCGATCCATTCGATCACCGGGCTCAGTCCGGGCGTGTAGAGGTAGATCCAGATGATCGCGGCGATCAGTCCCGGCACGGCGTGCGGCAGGAAGAAGGCGAGCTGGAAGAAGCGCTTGGCCCGGGCATGGGCCGAGTCGACCAGCAGGGCCAGGCCCAGCGCACCGCCGATCATCACCGGGATGTACAGCACGCAGTACGTGGCGACGTGCAGGAAAGAGGTCCGGAACTCCGGATCGGCCAGCACTGCCGAGTAGTTCGCCAGGCCCGCGAAGGTCCGTTCGACACCGCCGAACCCGAGACCCGAGGACCGTTCCCGGAACACGCTCATCCATCCCGCGTAGACGACCGGGGCCACCATGACGAGGGCGAACAGGACGAAGAACGGGACGAGGAACAGGGCCACGGCGCCGCGCTGGTTGCGGCGCAGCGTGTTTCCGGCGCGTGCCGGAGCGATGGGGGGTGATGCCACGGGAGGCTCCTTGGCGGTGCGGGTGGTTCAGTCTTCCGGCTTCCGGGAAGGGGTGGCCGCAAGGGTTCGCCGGCCACCCCCGCCGGGTCACTTGGCGAGCTTGAGCCCGCGGCTCTCGATCGCCGTCTGGGCTGACCCCTGAGCCTTCACCAGGCCACTGGCCAGGCCGTTCTTGGCCGCCTCGTCCTTGAAGTCGGCGTTGACCTTGCCCCAGACCGGGCCCCAGGTCCAGCCGGGGACGATCGTGTCGATCTGCTCACCGGTCAGCTTGTAGAAGTCCTGACCGCCGAAGTAGGAGGTGTCGAAGGCCTTCGCCGCCACCGCGGCCATCTCCCGGTTCGCGGGCAGTGAGGTGCTCGGGTTCTTCAGGGCGCTGATCCGGGCCGTCATCGCGGCCGGGTCAGTGGTCACCCACTTGACGAACTCGGCAGCGGCCTTGGTGTGCTTGCTGCCCTTGGTCACGGCGAAGCTCGTGCCACCGAACATGCCGCTGGCCGGGGTGCCCCAGTGGGGGATGGGGGCGACGCCCCACTTTCCCTTGAGGTCCGGCATGGTGGAGATCATTCCGCCCCCGCTCCAGGCGGCGCCCACGACACTGGCGGACGTGCCGTCGGCCTTGGACTTGTTCTCCTCCGGGGTGCCGGAGCCGTAGTTGAACACCAGGTCGTCCTTGAGCATCCCCTGCCAGAAGGCGGCGACCTTCTGCGAGGGCGCGTCGTTGATCTCGGGCTTCCAGGCGCCGTCCTTGATCTGGAACCACTTCGCTCCGGCCTGCCAGGAGAGCGTGGCCTCCAGCGGCGTGTCGGTCGGGAAGTTGCCTATGCGCGCCTTGGGGTCGGCCGCCTTGATCTTCTCGGCGGCAGCACGGTATTCGTCCCACGTCGTCGGCACGGACACGCCGTACTTCTCGAAGAGGTCCTTGCGGTAGAAGTACACCTGCGGCGTGGCGTCGAAGGGGACCGACCAGGTCTTGCCGCCGAAGGTCACCAGGTCCTGGATGCCGGCCGGGAAGCTCTTCTTCACCAGCTCGCCCGAGGAGGCGGTGAGGTCCTCCAGGTAACCCTGGCTCGCGAACTCCGGGACCATCGCGTACTCGATGGTCGTCACGTCCGGCGCGCCACCCGCCTTGATCGCGTTGCTGATCTTGCTGTAGCCGTCGGCGCCGCCCGGGATCTGGGAGAACTGGACCTGGATGTCGGTGTGCGTCCTGTTGAACTCCGCGGCCGCGGCCTCGGCACCGGTGGTCCAGGTCCAGTACGTGATCGTCACGGGCTTGCCGTCGTCCTTCGCGGCCGACGAGGTGGTGGAGCCGGAACCGCAGGCGGAGGTCAGCAGGGCAAGGGACACCGCTGCGGCCACCGCGCCGTAGACACGCAAGGACTGAGCCTTCATCTGTACTGCTCCTTGACGAGTGGGCTGAACGACTTGAATCATTCGCCCACGCATCTTGAACGTCAAGACCATGTGAACTATTGATCAAAACGATCAGGTCGGCAGTGGCCGAATGCCCTTTTAGTCACGGCCCTTGCCGCGGTAGAGGTCCAGTTCGCCCTCGAGTTCGACGGCCAGGACGGTTGCGTACGCGTCCACCAGACCGTCTGCCGGAGCGTCGATCCACAGCACGCCCGGTACGTCGCCGAGCCCGCCCGTGACCCGGTGCCCGAGCTCGCTGCCGCGCCCCAGGACACTCACCCGCTTCACCGGGGTGCGCAGGCCCCGCAGCGATACGGTCTCGTGCGGGATCCCGAAGCACACCAGGTACAGGGTCCGGCCGTCCGCCGACAGGGTGCTCGGACCGTAGTGGTGACCGGCCGGCAGACCCGCCGCCGTCCCGTACACGGCCTCCTCGTGGCGGGCGATCCAGTCGCCGAGGCCGAGCAGCCGGTCGGCCTGCTCCGACGGGATCGTTCCGTCCTCCTTCGGGCCCACGTCCAGCAGCAGGTTGCCGCCCATGCCGATCGTCTCGGTGAACAACCGCACCAGCTGGCCCACCGACTTGTGGTTGCCGTCGGCATGCTGGTAGCCCCACGAGTCGTTGATCGTCAGGCACAGCTCCCACGGGCCGTCCGGGGCCTCCACCGGCAGACCCTGCTCCGGCGTCGCGTAGTCGCCGTACGAGAGCATCCGGGCGTTCAGGATCGTCCCGGGGCTCAGGGAGCGGATCTGCTCGGCCAGCTCCCGCATCCGCCACTGCTCCTCGCTGCGTTCCCACTCCCCGTCGAACCACAGGAGGTCCGGACGGTGGGCGTCGACGAGCTCCCGCACCTGCGCGTCGCGGTAGTCCAGGTAGCGCTGCCAGGCGACCGGGTCCTCGGCCCCCTCGCGGGGCGCGACGAGGGGGTTGGTGCGGACGTCCTCGTTGGGCGGGTCGGTGTGCACGATGCTGGCGTAGTCGGGGTGGTTCCAGTCGGAGTGGGAGTAGTACAGGCCGACCTTGAGCCCCTGTTCGCGAAGCGCCTCGGTGTAGCCGGTGAGCAGGTCCCGGCCCGCGGGAGTGCGCTTGACGACCGTCAGATCGGACTCGGCGGAGTCCCAGAGGGAGACTCCGTCGTGGTGGCGTGCGGTGAGCACGGCGTACCGAGCGCCCGCCTTCGCGATCAGGTCGGCCCACGCCTTCGGGTCGTAGCCGGAGGCGGTGAAACCGTCCAGCTGCTTCATGTACTGCGCGTGCGAGACCTGGCCGCCGTAGAACGACCAGGACTCCGCCACACCGTCGACGGCGTAGATCCCCCAGTGGATGAAGATCCCCAGCTTGGCCTCGGTGAACCACTTCTGCATCGCCATGCGGCACGCTCCTCGTCGATTGCCGAGGTGGTGCAGAATGTGCACCGCCCCTCTCCATTGACGTCAACGCTACGATTTCTAAGGCGCAGTTCGTATGGCCAGGCTCACCGTCGCTGGTAGATTTTCACCGTGATCACGATCCATCTGAACGAGCCGCCGAGGGTCGCCCTCGTCGGTGTCGGTGTGCACGGGACGGACTCCACGACGCGGGAGGTGTTCCGGCTCCCGGACCTGTGGCAGCTACATCTGTACGGGTATGCCGGGGAGTTGGTCCTGGACGGAACCGCATACGCCATCCGCCCGGGTCATGTCAGCCTGGTGCCGCCGGACACCCCGGTGGAGTTCCGGTACCGGGGCAGGTCCGAGCACCTCTTCGCCCACCTGTGGCTGCCACGGTCCGGAGAGTCCAGCCGGGTGCCCGTGATGCAGGACGCGGGAGCACAGGCCTCAGCACTGTCCGAACTGCTTCGCAACGCCATCTCGGCCGCACCCGACTCACCGGCCCGGGCGTCCGCCGAGGTCTGGGCGGCGCTCTGGCGGGTGGCCCAGCTGCCGCCGCCGGTTCACCGAGGTGCCCCGCACCCGGCCGTCACCCTGGCCGTCGCGCACATCGAGGCACACCTCGCCCGGCCCCTGGCCGTACCGGACGTCGCGCGGGCCGCCCGGGTCTCCCACAATCAGCTGACGCGGCTCTTCCGCGCGGAGACGGGCGACACCGTCGTCTCCTACATCCGGCGACGACGCCTGCACCGGGCCCGACACCTGCTGCGCGAGTCGACCCTCTCCATCCCGGCGGTCGCCGCGTCGGTGGGCATCGCCGACCTGCAGGCCTTCAACAAGGCCTGCAGACGCGAACTGGGCGCCTCCCCCCGAGCCGTCCGTGCGGGCGGCGAGGTCGGCGCCGGCCGGGGAAGCGCGCCGGCCGCGCGTGCGTGAGGGAGAGCCGGTCGAGGACCACCTGCGGCCAATACACCTAGGCCGTGCGGTCCAGTTCCTCGCGGCGGACCCCGTGCAGGAAGGGCAGGCCGGCGGCGTAGCGGGCGATCTCCTCGATCGCCGAACCGGCCATCCGGTGGAGTTCGTTGCCCAGCGAACCCGCGATGTGCGGGGTGAGCAGCACGTTGGGCAGGTCGTACAGGGGTGAGTCGGCCGGGAGGACCTCCGGCTCGGTGACGTCGATGACCGCCTGCAGCCGGCCGGAGGCCACCTCGTCGGTGAGTGCGGCCGAATCGACCAGAGACCCGCGGGCCGTGTTGATCAGGGTTGAGCCGTCCCGCAGCAGCGCCAGCCGTCGGCGATCGATCATCGAAGCCGTCTCGGGCAGGGCCGGCGCGTGCAGGCTGACCACGTCGGAGATCCGGCAGAGTTCGTCGAGGCCCACACTGCGGACGCCGAGCACCCTCGCCTGATCCGAGGTCAGATAGGGGTCGTGCACGACGAGTTCGAGATCGTACGGGCGCAGCAGCTCGATCACCCGCCGGCCGATCCGGGAGGCGCCGACGATGCCGACGGTCCTGCCGTAGTTGCCCGCATGCCCGTACCGCAGGTGCCATGCGTGCCCACCGCCCCGGACGCTGCGGTACTCCTCGCGGAGTTGCAACACCCGCTTGTTGGAGAGCAGCACCATGGCGACGGTGTACTCGGCCACGGGGAGGGAGTTGGCCAGGGCCGCGGAGGAAACGGTGATGCCACGCTCCCAGCAGGCGTCGCTGACGAGGCTCTTGACGGATCCCGCGGCGTGGACGACCGCCCTGAGGCGGGGTGCGGACGAGAGCACGCCGATGTCGATCGAGGGGGCTCCCCAGAAGGTGAGCAGGATCTCCGCCTCGGCCAGGGCCGTCGCCACCTCGGGTCTGGCGAAGTCGTCGGCGACGATCTCCAGGTCGAGCTCGGCCACCGCGTGGAGCCGGCGGGCGATGGCCTCGTTCAGGAGGCGGGG carries:
- a CDS encoding carbohydrate ABC transporter permease — translated: MVAPVVYAGWMSVFRERSSGLGFGGVERTFAGLANYSAVLADPEFRTSFLHVATYCVLYIPVMIGGALGLALLVDSAHARAKRFFQLAFFLPHAVPGLIAAIIWIYLYTPGLSPVIEWIDGAGGSWNFFSPANSLSSMVNIAVWQWIGYNMVIFFAALQAVPREVIEAATVDGAGAWRIAVGIKVPIIRSSVVMTVLFTCVGAIQLFTEPRLLSDKAQALGNDWSPTMYIVSKAFIDQDYAGAAAASLLLALVAGALSFVVTRIGKRWQES
- a CDS encoding alpha-L-fucosidase, whose protein sequence is MAMQKWFTEAKLGIFIHWGIYAVDGVAESWSFYGGQVSHAQYMKQLDGFTASGYDPKAWADLIAKAGARYAVLTARHHDGVSLWDSAESDLTVVKRTPAGRDLLTGYTEALREQGLKVGLYYSHSDWNHPDYASIVHTDPPNEDVRTNPLVAPREGAEDPVAWQRYLDYRDAQVRELVDAHRPDLLWFDGEWERSEEQWRMRELAEQIRSLSPGTILNARMLSYGDYATPEQGLPVEAPDGPWELCLTINDSWGYQHADGNHKSVGQLVRLFTETIGMGGNLLLDVGPKEDGTIPSEQADRLLGLGDWIARHEEAVYGTAAGLPAGHHYGPSTLSADGRTLYLVCFGIPHETVSLRGLRTPVKRVSVLGRGSELGHRVTGGLGDVPGVLWIDAPADGLVDAYATVLAVELEGELDLYRGKGRD
- a CDS encoding ABC transporter substrate-binding protein; translated protein: MKAQSLRVYGAVAAAVSLALLTSACGSGSTTSSAAKDDGKPVTITYWTWTTGAEAAAAEFNRTHTDIQVQFSQIPGGADGYSKISNAIKAGGAPDVTTIEYAMVPEFASQGYLEDLTASSGELVKKSFPAGIQDLVTFGGKTWSVPFDATPQVYFYRKDLFEKYGVSVPTTWDEYRAAAEKIKAADPKARIGNFPTDTPLEATLSWQAGAKWFQIKDGAWKPEINDAPSQKVAAFWQGMLKDDLVFNYGSGTPEENKSKADGTSASVVGAAWSGGGMISTMPDLKGKWGVAPIPHWGTPASGMFGGTSFAVTKGSKHTKAAAEFVKWVTTDPAAMTARISALKNPSTSLPANREMAAVAAKAFDTSYFGGQDFYKLTGEQIDTIVPGWTWGPVWGKVNADFKDEAAKNGLASGLVKAQGSAQTAIESRGLKLAK
- a CDS encoding AraC family transcriptional regulator; the protein is MTIHLNEPPRVALVGVGVHGTDSTTREVFRLPDLWQLHLYGYAGELVLDGTAYAIRPGHVSLVPPDTPVEFRYRGRSEHLFAHLWLPRSGESSRVPVMQDAGAQASALSELLRNAISAAPDSPARASAEVWAALWRVAQLPPPVHRGAPHPAVTLAVAHIEAHLARPLAVPDVARAARVSHNQLTRLFRAETGDTVVSYIRRRRLHRARHLLRESTLSIPAVAASVGIADLQAFNKACRRELGASPRAVRAGGEVGAGRGSAPAARA
- a CDS encoding carbohydrate ABC transporter permease, whose product is MSTQTLTSRTTERSTGTPPVPTTPSRPRAPRAWASKTAVNAVLIMLALYTLMPISWLLIAATKNRRDLFATGGFSFGEFNLLSNIHEVFTHNDGIYGRWLLNTVIYAVVGSAISSLISVAAGYAFDKYAFAGKEKLFGVVLAGVLVPGAVLTLPMYLLASKAGLTNTYWALLIPSLVNPFGVYLARVFSEGYVPYEVIEAARVDGAGEIRTFRKIALPMLAPGFMTLFLFSFTASWNNFYGALVMLNDKNLYPVNLGLHMWNISTTESPEMYSLAITGSLIAVIPLVIAFLCLQRFWRSGLTAGAVK
- a CDS encoding hydroxyacid dehydrogenase, encoding MSVRRPRALLAMAPELVPRLLNEAIARRLHAVAELDLEIVADDFARPEVATALAEAEILLTFWGAPSIDIGVLSSAPRLRAVVHAAGSVKSLVSDACWERGITVSSAALANSLPVAEYTVAMVLLSNKRVLQLREEYRSVRGGGHAWHLRYGHAGNYGRTVGIVGASRIGRRVIELLRPYDLELVVHDPYLTSDQARVLGVRSVGLDELCRISDVVSLHAPALPETASMIDRRRLALLRDGSTLINTARGSLVDSAALTDEVASGRLQAVIDVTEPEVLPADSPLYDLPNVLLTPHIAGSLGNELHRMAGSAIEEIARYAAGLPFLHGVRREELDRTA